From Neospora caninum Liverpool complete genome, chromosome VIII, a single genomic window includes:
- a CDS encoding UPF0704 protein C6orf165 homolog, related — MCDETRTCVHSPEFSAAAFLAHVLDTDTRGSVPGRAAGCSSFSSVRFWKTQRSFTQSNYSNRFESSLRNILNLQRNIAKRLEQESTGSGGETAAVDRPVFSLHEPRTADAAVMTPVHFETVQRDTSYHWNEWELRRRALEIADILNRTTRSSQTTLSHCRMEQETQVYLLKDKEQNTMKCKGTSAIRKKKYIVGLRGKADIAAKTVKIELDL; from the exons ATGTGTGATGAAACAAGAACCTGTGTTCACTCTCCAGAATTTTCCGCGGCTGCTTTTCTAGCACACGTTCTGGACACTGACACTCGTGGCAGCGTTCCCGGACGAGCTGCAGgttgctcttctttctcttcagtcCGTTTCTGGAAAACCCAAAGAAGTTTTACACAGTCTAATTATTCCAACCGGTTCGA GTCCAGCTTGCGGAATATACTCAACCTTCAACGAAATATCGCTAAACGTCTGGAGCAAGAATCAACCGGATCTGGAGGAGAGACTGCCGCAGTCGACAGACCGGTCTTTTCGTTGCACGAGCCTCGGACTGCGGACGCTGCGGTTATGACTCCAGTACACTTTGAAACGGTCCAGAGGGACACTTCGTATCACTGGAACGAATGGGAATTGAGGCGCAGAGCTCTAGAGATCGCCGATATTCTCAacaggacgacgaggagctCACAGACGACATTGTCGCACTGTCGTATggaacaggagacacaggtTTACCTTCTTAAAGATAAAGAGCAGAACACAATGAAATGCAAGGGGACCAGCGCCATCAGAAAAAAGAAATACATAGTCGGTCTCCGAGGAAAAGCTGACATCGCGGCGAAGACAGTCAAAATCGAGTTAGACCTGTAA